Proteins co-encoded in one Medicago truncatula cultivar Jemalong A17 chromosome 8, MtrunA17r5.0-ANR, whole genome shotgun sequence genomic window:
- the LOC11409846 gene encoding kinesin-related protein 12 isoform X2 yields the protein MFGSGRRWLRFVQFKLYPTTSLCNKSAQRSSFCTSAKNINNNNNNKVIITDERYQQLKNLNMMTALKMLFTDPPKKKKFGFDFHLVQFFFACMPSLAVYLVAQYARYEIRRMEAEVEEKKKQKEEEEAKEKEKELELYPPEEKDKPDPQLSEMKERLEKLEETVKEIAVVKKKQSSSNVDTNQVTGDEKKAINSSAPSNTSGGSVTIKPVEHNSVGKDNSLKSRTELDEESKGSVTTPSSFLRLCLRVWRGRERRALEKREE from the exons ATGTTTGGCAGCGGAAGGAGATGGTTGCGCTTTGTGCAATTCAAGCTTTATCCAACAACATCATTATGCAACAAATCTGCCCAGAGAAGTTCCTTTTGTACTTCGGCGAAgaacattaacaacaacaacaacaacaaggtcATCATCACTGATGAAAGGTATCAGCAGCTCAAAAATCTTAACATGATGACCGCCCTCAAGATGCTTTTCACTGATCCaccaaagaagaaaaagtttgG GTTTGATTTCCATcttgtgcaatttttttttgcctgcATGCCTTCCTTGG CTGTATATTTGGTGGCTCAGTACGCTCGTTATGAAATCAGAAGAATGGAAGCG GAAGTGGAGGAGAAAAAGAagcagaaggaagaagaagaagcaaaggagaaagaaaaagaattggAACTATATCCCCCCGAGGAAAAGGATAAACCTGATCCCCAGCTGTCAGAGATGAAAGAGAGACTTGAGAAACTTGAAGAGACTGTAAAGGAGATTGCTGttgtaaaaaagaaacaatcaaGCAGTAACGTAGACACAAATCAGGTAACTGGTGATGAGAAAAAAGCCATAAATTCGTCTGCACCAAGTAACACGAGTGGCGGATCAGTAACTATTAAACCAGTCGAACACAACAGTGTTGGTAAGGATAATTCTCTCAAGTCAAGGACAGAATTAGATGAAGAAAGTAAGGGTTCAGTGACAACTCCAAGTTCTtttcttaggctttgtttgcgagtttggaggggaagggaaagGAGGGCTTTGGAAAAAAGGGAAGAGTAG
- the LOC11409846 gene encoding uncharacterized protein isoform X1: MNNALIDAFVHQVSAGNKLGGTFTSIAYTNITKEMSEKFQRSFDKEKVKDRWKLVKRNFTKCHDIFNGMSGFAWKSDTHMWDALPEVWKKLIEAKPEAAQWVNKPFANYDKLLIACGDGDERATGGKVMNDEDIRQNHPLNRESESIGTSDQVTLESLQEGGNEQDVTSPEVQIPPEPRAKRSRKSRDEDEVEGIKAALLNVADAFRESTASHDKYFKDSIAAYEKANLKPPISEEEVFKLIEELQVDSHMIIRAYSYLLEFPEKVRALLGLPKHAEEFSIRIDGWSRLLVKVISTYCFGL; the protein is encoded by the exons ATGAACAATGCTCTTATTGATGCCTTTGTTCATCAAGTAAGTGCGGGAAACAAACTAGGTGGGACCTTTACATCAATAGCATACACCAATATAACAAAGGAGATGTCCGAAAAGTTTCAAAGATCTTTTGACAAGGAAAAGGTGAAAGATAGATGGAAATTGGTGAAAAGAAATTTTACTAAATGTCATGACATTTTCAATGGCATGAGCGGTTTTGCTTGGAAATCAGACACACATATGTGGGATGCTTTACCTGAAGTTTGGAAAAAATTAATTGAG GCAAAACCTGAAGCTGCACAATGGGTGAACAAACCTTTTGCCAATTATGACAAATTGCTTATTGCTTGTGGAGATGGAGATGAAAGGGCCACTGGAGGAAAGGTTATGAATGATGAAGATATTCGCCAAAATCATCCCCTCAATCGTGAGTCAGAATCCATTGGTACTAGTGACCAGGTGACACTGGAGAGTTTGCAAGAGGGCGGCAATGAGCAGGATGTTACTTCTCCTGAGGTCCAAATTCCCCCAGAACCTAGAGCCAAAAGATCTAGAAAGTCCcgagatgaagatgaagttgaAGGGATAAAAGCTGCCCTTTTGAACGTTGCTGATGCTTTTAGAGAGAGTACTGCATCTCATGATAAGTATTTTAAAGACAGCATTGCAGCTTATGAGAAAGCTAATTTAAAACCTCCAATTTCAGAAGAAGAAGTTTTTAAACTTATTGAGGAATTGCAAGTGGATAGTCATATGATCATTCGGGCATATTCTTATCTTCTAGAGTTTCCTGAGAAGGTTAGAGCTTTACTTGGACTTCCAAAACACGCGGAAGAGTTTTCTATTAGAATCGATGGTTGGTCAAGGTTACTCGTCAAG gTAATCTCTACATATTGTTTTGGTCTCTAA